GATATTATTGGACTCTACATGAAGCCAAATACCTTAACATTTTGGTAGAGCACGTAGAAGATAGTCACATTTCATCTCCTTTCTCTTTAACAATCGATGTGGGACTTTGATACCTTAAgattataaatgtaaaataaatattaaacactAACAAGGTATCGAACCCTGGTTACTCAGCGTAATATCAGAGGACTGGACCACTTGGACACAGCGAATTCTTTGTTATCCAATGCATTCGCTAATATATATCCAATATCAATATAATAAAAGTACAGCCAATTCTTTGTTATCCAATGAATTCGCTAATATATATCCAATATCAATATAATAAAAGTACGAAAACAGTAGCTTTTATTAATGTTAATTATTGATATaattttcagtatataaaaattatcacattataatgaatatttacattatatatttagttttaaatattaaaaaaataaaaaatattaaaaaactagGCTCCGCGTATATTCCGCATAATCTCTGATTTTTTGGTAACTCGCTGGATACGGAGTtgccgcccgactagcgcctagcgtagttTCGAACAGGGTGAAAGACTAGACAGTGTAACATGGCAATATGTTCAGACAGGACACATCTTTGTCATCCTCATTCATACATCACTTCCTAAAAAGCTTATCAACAAGAAACGCTTTACAATCACATGATAAACCctattcttcttctcctctccaaGAGCTCTTGTAACTATCGCatctaattaattaaatttgtattttacaatGATTACATTGGCTATTATGTCTACACATTAACCTCACTTGATCGGAACTCCCCATGGATCTGGCTTCACCGTCTTTTCCTCTGTCATATAACaacgaaaaaaaacattttagtacTACTCTCATTAGCCTTAACAGATATTTTGACAAGCAGCCTTGTCCTGTTTAATGTTAAACAAAATTTGGAGAAAGTACACAGCTCTTATCCTAGTCTAGCTTATAGTAGGCACGAGGCTGTCTTCAGAACATAAAGATACGAGGGCATAATTAACATCAGTATTTTAGCAggagttcttaactcatgatttgacatttttttttttttttacacttttcggctaagagacggctcttatatctcttatttaaaagacggttcttagcttttctcagttaaaatctaagaaaaattaagaaccgACTAGACGAAGCTAAGAACCCTAGTTAAGAGAccggggttaatcatggtcttaagTTTCTTCCATGTAACTAGACACTGGTGAATGATTAGACTATGAGTGTTACTAAGCAGTAAAGTTCCATTAACATAACATTATTAGGGGAATCGAACAACATACTTGGAATAGACAAAAAAAGGTGGTGACAGATCTGTTTCAACGGCTTACTCCAGTTCGTTGTCCGTCTAAGATGACAAGTGATCGTTTCGAAGAGCTGATCCTTCCGTTATGCAATGCATGGTCTGCAGTGTCTGACCTGAGATTCCTGTTATCTTCCCTCATGGTTGATACTTCCATCGTAACCAAGTTCGTGATTTTCGATGTACCTGCTTCACAGTCTAATCTATCTAAGAGCCAATGCAGAATCTAATCTATACTGaacaaaactaatttatatattcacCTATCTATAGACTAACACTACGGTGGTTGTTGTCATACTCTCTCATAGAGAGAGAAGATGCCTAGTAATGTGTTACAAAGCTCTCATCTTTAAGCTAATTACCAGGCGAGTTCATCGGTCTGTACATATAATATTCACAATAACGACACCCATCAACAAAGTATAGACAATTtagtaaatgtttatatattttgtttttgttttttttacaaatttggagATTATATCTATATGTGAATTTTTCCAAAACAATTTGAGGGATATAGGCCAATGCTCACCAGCCTATGCTCATGCTCAGGGCCGGTCCCGACAATATCACATCACATTACTAACTCAAGAACCATCTTATATTACCTGCAACAGGCAAGTCTTCTGTCTTAGAAGATTCGGAGTTAGACGGTGGAGGCGTATGTATCTGCGGCGGGAGCGGTGACAAATCGGAAAACAGAGGAGCGTACAAGTATGCATCGGACTTGAGGTAGGTGACGATACTCCTGACAAGTCTCTTGCTTTTCCTCTTGTGTTTCTTTCTCGCGCTCAGTGGAGTTCTCTTTTCTCCCTCCATGTTCATTCAATCTCTTGTGCTTCGGCAAAACGATGAACGGTAGTGATACCACCGACGAACGACtgagagaagaagatgaggacTTGTTTTACAAGTAAGGGTGCCGTCTCGTCACACGTGTCGCCACGTCTTACGATGCTTTGACAGATGGGTGTTGAAGGAAACGACATGTGTGTTTCCGAACTTAAGCTGTACAGATATTTTCTGGATATAAATAAACACAGATGTTTTGTAAATGTTCGGATCTCTATGGGTCTAGAGTAAGCCCATAACTAAACATTTTTGGTTTATTGTTCTGAGGCTGAGCTATTAAGTTTACTATTACTTCCCATTTTAAACTCCATGAAAAACGTTATATGTGAATCCAAATCATCCATACTTAAGCCCAcgacaaacaaaataaatgagatCTATTTGAAACACTAAAAGCTGAAGATGGCAAGAATTTGCAAATCAAATAGAACCGAATTTCTCAATTCGAAGTGGAGCTTAACTTTATTATGACTGAAatgaatatattatttgagGTAACGTAagattacttttaaaatataatttatatatggcTGAAGTttttaaccaaaccaaacttgTCGAACTGAACCGAACTGACCCGAAAATGTTGGTTTTTGGTTACTTCGGTTCGAAATTTAGGTAACGAAATTCGGTTTTCAGTTTGTTTCGGTAATCGGTTAGTTTGATATTctaaaaaatatctaaacaatatcaatcttaaccaaaattatgaaccaaactaaccaaaatccaaactaaccaaaatccaaaccgaactaaccaaaattaaccaaaattttcaaattttattcaattttaaccaaaattttaaccgaactaaccacaattttttttaaactaaactaaccaaaaaccaaacctAAACTTTTCGATTCACTTCAATGAGATTTCTACCAACCCGAAATAACCGCAAgcctatttttatatatgtcatCCTGAAGTTAATTTTTTCTtcctaaattttttatatagtaAAATTACATATAAAGTATGAATATTATTACATGAATGAGATTTTGAAAGAGTCATGTTCATTACATAAATGCGATATTTTGAAAGAGTATCCCATCCAATGAAAATACTTTTAAGTATCTACTTTATACGAAAGTGGATTACGGATGCATATACATAAAGTATGTATTAATTGTAGGGGCAAGCCGGTGGCAAAAGCTGGTAGGTAATCGGACAAAAGTGAAGTGCATGGTGGATTGTTGTCGTCGATCGGGTCCAAGTCCAAACGATCAGAAAGCGCCCGTTCATCTAATGCACCCCACTTGCACCATTTAACACCTCTCCTATCGATTTGTATGTAATACAGACACTCGCACATCTGTAGACCGACCAAAATTGTTTCTTATCGCCAAAAGAATAATATCATTTGGTGTATACGTATGGTGTACAAAATTTCCGGAACAATACATATACATATGCAAACATGGatgtttattatataaaaccCACATGGAATATCTAGGCTATCACGTTTTCCAATACAACAAGGCCCGATGTGACTTATAACTTATAAATCAATCTCCGTCAAATCATAACGGTAGTCGGTAGATGGTAGTTGCTAGTTGGGGAGCTCGAAACTCATAGACTTCACTCATCTTCTCCTAATTCCTCATTTAACGgtccttttttcatttttctctatttttgtttAGTAGTATAGtaaaactcaaattttaagACTAGCATGTACTCTTAGAACACTTTTAATAGGAGTTTTATCCATTGAagttctaaatttttatatatatgtatgtatatattatatatatatataatatatatgtaattgtgAGATCTAATACTTTCCGAGAAACCCAATCCAAAGTTTCTTAAAACATGaaagtttaaaaaatttggGTTGGATTTCCCGTAAAATAATGAACCTCATAATTACatatgcatatataatatatacaaatatatatatatatatatatatatatatataagtttagaACTTCAATGGGTAGAGCCTCCAATTGGAGGTGCTGTTACATAGACTTATTGAGTCAAATAGATATTGACCCGCACGTCCgtacatatatttttcattttataaatgtatttaatattattacaaatgtttaaatatatatttttcattttataaatgtatttaatattattacaaatgtttaatattattacatattagcgttatatattgtgtaattctataatattattatttatatctcttattcggtattattaatatatagggattTGTTTAATACATTAGTtacgataaaataataatttgaaataatcaaatagtgAACCTCCtgcaaaatatgttttttctttaatttatacattttacaaataatacatttttaaaatttatttatttatattttagaaaatatatatgtttaatataatttatatttatatgttgtgttaaaaaatatactttaacataTATCATTTTAGCATTTTATGAGATTTATAAGTAAAAGCactattttgtttaaataatatagccCTATTATTTtcgtaaattttatacatatcaacatctatcatattattttagcaAACTTTTTTTGATATAGGATATTTTTTGCATGTTATGCtattaagttttctttttttttaattaagatttcaaaattttagatcactttaatttttacaccatatatagtttgttttttcgtggtgcatttcaaaaagttattctttattatctatgattttatcttttgtaaaatttgaaatattatcattttgagtttgaatatttattttcaaaattgtatattttgtcCAGAAAACTTTGTAAAATTACACAACTATTTTTGACTTtggaatttgtttttattactacattaataaattattttattaaacaaaattgaattttgggtaatattttctgattttttctcaacagattttattataattaaaattaaaaatacatttataattaaaaattgatattttaataatattttgaatgatttattaaaactctatagttttctaataacatattttttaaatagtatatgaactaaaggttattatatttttgta
This genomic stretch from Brassica napus cultivar Da-Ae chromosome C9, Da-Ae, whole genome shotgun sequence harbors:
- the LOC106426046 gene encoding uncharacterized protein LOC106426046, translated to MNMEGEKRTPLSARKKHKRKSKRLVRSIVTYLKSDAYLYAPLFSDLSPLPPQIHTPPPSNSESSKTEDLPVADCEAGTSKITNLVTMEVSTMREDNRNLRSDTADHALHNGRISSSKRSLVILDGQRTGVSR